ACCGAGCCACGCCCGAGCAGTCTCTCTGCCGTAACTTCTTGTACTGCTCCACCATGTACTCACCAGAGGTGGGGCTGATACGAGGCTTGAACTGACGAGCAAACAATACGTAGCGTTGGATCTCCTCCTGAAGGGGGCGGGGTCACAGTGGTACAATGACGTATTGATTTGCAACTGATCAATTACCTATACTAGCTAATATAGTACACCATCTAAAAACCacgtatctccgcggttttttACGATAATTGTAACAAAGAACTTCAAATTTACCATAACTTATTCAAGTAAAATGGCTGGTATATTATTCAGGCCGTAACTACAACCCTCCCCCCGTCCGCACCACTCACGAGGGAATAGACACGCTCCACTGCCTCTGTCTTGTGACTGTGGAGGTCCACAATACGCCTAGCGATGGCATAGTCAGTCacctgtggaggagggggagcatCAATCAACACACTAGGTCAAGGTGTCACACTCACAAATACAAATTAACAACAGCTATTGCTACACTATAATAATCATGGCAGTGGAATGGCAGAAAAGGGACAGTAGAGTGGAACAGAaaaactgcacatgctcagtattGAACCCCAAATGGCTAAAAAAATGGAATAAAGACagcaagagtttatgatagagagagagtatcgaacgtaggcatacacatcagatgtatgcggagagtaacgtgacttcctgtatctgtcacaagcttggaatttgcacactgaccaatccaagcgtgggtgatgtaatctatcaacccatccaagtgtgggtgatgtaatctacatTCTTGATaaattacatcacccacactggattggtcagtgtgcaaattccaagcttgtgacagatacaggaagtcacgttactctccgcatacatctgatgtacagtatgcctacgttcgatactctctctctatcataaactcttgagACAGCTAGTCTACAGTCTTCATGCAGATATTAGAGCACTCACCACTAAACCACCACTAACAGTGCACCTGTCATACACATTGACATACCAGTGTAGAcaacaaaaccataattaaATTAGATAGCCAGAAAAAAGTTTTAGTTCATACTTGggttaattatgattttgcttttcgttgcacaattgCAGCTAGGGTACATTAGAGGTCAATTGGTACACACACCTCGTTACATTCGTCCACTATGATAAAGAAGAGGTCAAAGCGCGACATGATGGGGGCAGTGAGCTGGATGTTCATCTTGAGTGATTTTGACCGGTCATAGCGACCACCAATCGGATTAGCCGCAGCTAGGATGGATGTACGAGCATTGAGGGTTGCCTTGACACCAGCCTTGGTGATTGAAATGGTCTGTTGCTCCATGGCTTCATGAATGGCTACTTGGTCTTTGAGATCCATCTTGTCAAACTCGTCAATACAACAAACTCCCTACAGAGGGAGGGTATTTAAATTAGTATgcactgactgtacatgtacaattagcTACATATGAATATGATTATCTGCTACTGGTAAAAAATTCAAGGTAATCCTCGTCATTTCAAAGCAGAACACATACAGTATTAACTatacctatatacatacagccTAGATACGACTTTATGGATGTGTACAagcaagtataataattatgagagttaGCTCACATTGTCAGCGAGCATGAGAGCGCCAGCCTCTATAACAAACTCGTGACTCTCCTCATCCTTGACCACGGCAGCTGTGAGTCCAGCTGCTGTCGAGGCCTTGCCACTAGTGTACACTGCACGAGGACTGAACTCCTCCACTCTCCTGTACAGTGAGTAGTGCAAGGGATAGTAACGGTGTGTACGTGATGACACAACTGAAGTCTACTtctagctggttggagcttatcagCTCTGCAGCATacagatagaagcgctttttaacaaggaatccaatggtatatgaaatttTGAATTTCAGTTAAGTataacaaagttatgacaacattatgaaggtcaacctcaacacaaataaCATAATACACTCACTTGAGGAACTGGCTCTTGCCACAGGATGGGTCCCCCACGATGCACACATTGATGTCTCCACGGAGATGAGTCCCCTCCATGGTCGTCTTGGGAACACCACCGAACAGCATCAGTAAAACACCTCGCTTCACCTCATCGTTGCCTGAAGGGGAGAACGTACAATGAAGATCAGTAATGGCGGCTGACTGGGGATGAAGATACGTAGGTGAAATAGGGGCCCATCGTATCAAATCTTACCAAGATCTGATGAAACTATCAACTATCCTACTAACAAAGTGTGGCTAATAATGGTGAATTTTACCGAAGGTCGCCAAATTTGAAAACGCCAAGTCAGTTCAAATTGCTTATTCGCCAAATATTCCAGTTATACAGTATACTCTATAACACTATTGTGGGTACTTGAACTTTGTACTCACCGTGAATGGTGGGGAAGAGTGAGTTGATGAGGTTCTGGTAAAGATTTTTATCCTGACTCATCTCGTAGATACGTGACCACTCGGCATCGGTCATCTGCTTACGAATGCTCTCCGCTGTTTGATCCTCCCCTGTCAAATCACGCCCACTAAACTGGAGGACAAATCGAATGCAGTAATtgtaggtacatgcatgtagatgcAACCAAAACAAACGTTAAACCCTCTAAAAGTATCTTCTAAATGTATACAGCAAATCAGATTATATATGTACTCTATACTCATCACCCCATTGTCTAACGCAACGTGTACAGGAGGCATGGTCCTGCTTCGTCTATAGACACTCTAAACTAGACAAGAAAACGGCTAGGATTAAGAGAACTTTGGGGTttggttatacatgtacaaacaattAGGCTGGAGGAATAAATggaggtacataattatactcaccccAGGCTGTGTCTGTTGTACAGCACATGCCAGAAACGCCAGTCGATAGGTGAGGTCTCTTACACCGAGGGCCTTGAGTCCTCTCACTCCGTCCCTATCGTACCCCTCCCCACCACGCATACGAGTCGATGTCTCCGCCCTCACTCCCTCTGTACGCAGCTGTGAGACGTCAGGGACGACAACGAGCGTCCCAATGAAGTCACACTTGTCTCCAGCCTGCACCATCTCTACAGCTTCAGCTCGCAGAATAATCTCAAGACTGTGTGTACGAAgtaggttataattatgaatgagtAACACCAGGAGCGGCACTCCTGTTAACAAGTTGAATGTGCAGTAAATGGTGGAGTCTAATGAACTTACACATGCTCACTCTACTTCAACATGTGCTACACTATGTTCTAAGACTGCAGACATCTCATCACACATGTGTTTACacgtagtacatgtacactgtgtataataatatcacTATAGATGCATACACTAACTAAAGACATAAAACGGTAGCTCAACTGATGCTCACATTAATAATTTAACAGCCGCAATACAATATAATGAGCATAGagacccctccccctcctcacCTTCGGGGGATggagcctcgtggcagctccTGCTGTGTCTCCTGGATACGCACTTTCTGGAAGTCAACAAACCGCGAGGCATTGACATCGAGCATGAACCGTCTTCTGTTCTGACAGTTAGGATTCTTACATACCTGGGGAAATGAACACAGGTGTATGAGAGGGCGTGGCTTCTGGGGATGGTGTATGAGAGGGTGTGGCTTCTGGGGATGGTTATGAGAGGGTGTGGCTTTTTTAGTGTAATTAACAGCTCAAGATAGCATACTTGCTGTACGACTGTACGCACAGCACACTTGAAACTGCCATGGCTACAATTAAAATCTTCTGCGTCGACAGGGGACATTTAATTGAGTTctgctcacacacacgcacacacataatcGACTTTACTAGACTTTACTAAGACATTATATTAATGATGTGAAGCACTCACTGTTGGTTGTGTAAACTTGAACTGCTGCTCAACATCAGAGATGATCGTCTGACACTCAAGACAGAGGAACGTCCCATTGGTCAGCTCGGGATGGACAGGGTGCGTCCGTACCACTTGCCCACTGATGCGTAGCAGAGTACCCACCTTGGACGTTGAGAGTTCACGAACCCTGTGGGTGAATAAGTTGACACATTATCACTCAAAAAATACTTCGGCCAAATACTGCAGAGTTGTCTTGCGTTGCTATGACTTCATCACTTTGCTGCCATGTGATGTCTTGTGATACAACGGTTTCTATCGTAATATTTTCAGGGATGTCTTGCATTTCTCTGACTTCATCATCTGGGGGGccggggaggggctgctcttGTACCTTAAATGTAGCTTGCTGTGTAATGAACGTGGCTTCTGCTGCTAATGCTTGAAACATCATCACCTGTTTGTTGAGCTCACAAACTAGGGACTGGGCCGTGTAGAGGTCAAATTGTACATCTTCAGAGCTTggttggtcatcagtgggtacCGGTACTTCATCTTGTTCATTGAGATTGTCACTTTTAGTGAGGTTATTGAGATCTGATTGATAGTGGAGTCTCTCAAGCAGTGGCTCTGCTCTCTCTGTAGTTGTATAATGGGTCCATGCAACTGATGCAGCTTCAGATACAGAGTGTGCTAGGTACTTGTCCATTTTCACTTGTAATAAGATGGTAAAGATCCTCATAACACAATCACAAAAGATCTTTCCCAAAATAGGCAGCAGggaggtaaagatcatcagtAGAACTAACTGCTTCTCAATCAAAAGTAAATTATTACATACACATAAAACACAGATTGctactgcccacacacacaaataataaCTAAAAGACAACAACAGATTCTTgactgcacacatacacaaaaccatcactgtccacagctACTCCAAAAGAAATGATATGAGCATTACCAAATAATGTGATAAACTGACCGTCTTTAGTGAACACTGACACACGCTTGTTAGTAACCTCAGCTATATAAACAAAAcaagtgacacacacaccataagGGCAAGACAGATCTCCTTGTCCATTTCCTTTCTTTCCAATCGAGCGAATAAACCGACCATCCATAGTGAGCACTTGAACACGATGATTACAACAGTCAGTGACATACATCATTTGTTCATTGTCCACTGTGACATCCTGTGGGTGGTTAAAATGCTCATTACCAGTTCCGTATGAACCAATCTGCTTGACTGGCTCCAGCTCTGTTGTCAACACTTGGACTCTGTGATTGTCTTgatcgcacacaaacacttgatcaCCAGCGACTGCTATCCCTCGAGGGTAGTTGAGTTCTTTTGGACCACGTCCCTTCGTCCCAAACCTCTTCAGCAGATCTCCTCTTTTGttgaacttgtacacacagtgtttgCCCTTGTCACAGACATAGATGTTGTCCTCCTTGTCTACTGCCACACCAGAGATATTGCGAAACCCATGCTTTGATTTGCTGATGCTTCGAatttgttttcctttcttGTCAAACAACAAAACATCACCATCATAGTCAGTTACAATCAGTTCTTCTGATGAGTTGAATGCCATATATTGAGGTTTGTTGATTCCTCTTATCACCCTCACTGGTTTGTCCagcttggtggggggtatttTGATGAACACAGAGAAGGGGCTTCCTGGGATGGGCTGGTCGTCTactgagatcaggaggtggtgtcgaccacgtaccctaggggtgtactcaacgctgtacactccacccctcacaggcaCTGCTTGCAGTTGTTGGGTCGATTGATCAACTAGCGATTTCAGTACTGCTTGTGGTTTGCCTTGTTTTGAACTGATATAGACATTCAGCCTTGCATATTTGTCAACTTCAGCTGTTTTGATGCCGTCTCCTTTCACAATCGGCTTTCCTTCATGTACAATAATGTTGTTCTCGCACAACTTCTTGAGAtcctcacaaacaaacactttgactccaaaatcatctttctccactggatcaggattggctgcttccttccctcgcttcaccacctcggcatcgattcgactcaccacctgctcttgcatcgtaatcagctcttcatcacttgcattctccagtgtacactctacaaagtcaatcaaactctgagcagtgCCCAGGGACAGGTCCAGACCCTTCTCTTGAACCGTCAGCTTCTCCATCCTTGAATCAGCCAAAGCAGAAGATTCTCGTAAAACACGGACTTTGCATCGATCGAGAATATCGTGTAGCTCCTGGAACTTGGCATTcacttgtctctctgtcagtTCTTTCTGGGCCTGGATCTTCTGTTTAGTTCCTTTCACTTGATTCACAGCGGTGCTCAGATCAGGCAGTAGGTTCTtgagtggggagaggtgcTCCGTCAGCTTTTTGCGAGTTGCGGGGGCGGCTTTCTTTACAAATTCGTAATTGTGTCCAGCGTGTTCAATAACGATACAGTCTCGACAGATGAGCTTGTTGCAATCGAAGCAGAAAATCTTTTTTAGTTCCTCGTGATCCTCGCATTTTGGGGGTGATGGGCTTTCGAATGTTAGTTCTTTCACTCCGCCCTGTTTGAGCTCGTCCAGAGTGGAGATGGCATGTCCGGCAAATACTTTCATTTTATGAGATTTCACACAATCGTCACAGATAAAACTGACACACTGTCGGCAGAATGCAGTGGCCTTTCCCCCAGAGCACATTTCACAGGTGGTCTCCAACTTTCCGTGGGCTTTCTCCATC
The Halichondria panicea chromosome 11, odHalPani1.1, whole genome shotgun sequence DNA segment above includes these coding regions:
- the LOC135343566 gene encoding E3 ubiquitin-protein ligase TRIM71-like; translated protein: MAEGPDPVVADLEQEVTCGICHDRYQEPKLLPCCHYYCKQCILTLSSRYQPNQPFPCPDCREPTLLPDNNPDRLPTAFFINRMKALHSRMEKAHGKLETTCEMCSGGKATAFCRQCVSFICDDCVKSHKMKVFAGHAISTLDELKQGGVKELTFESPSPPKCEDHEELKKIFCFDCNKLICRDCIVIEHAGHNYEFVKKAAPATRKKLTEHLSPLKNLLPDLSTAVNQVKGTKQKIQAQKELTERQVNAKFQELHDILDRCKVRVLRESSALADSRMEKLTVQEKGLDLSLGTAQSLIDFVECTLENASDEELITMQEQVVSRIDAEVVKRGKEAANPDPVEKDDFGVKVFVCEDLKKLCENNIIVHEGKPIVKGDGIKTAEVDKYARLNVYISSKQGKPQAVLKSLVDQSTQQLQAVPVRGGVYSVEYTPRVRGRHHLLISVDDQPIPGSPFSVFIKIPPTKLDKPVRVIRGINKPQYMAFNSSEELIVTDYDGDVLLFDKKGKQIRSISKSKHGFRNISGVAVDKEDNIYVCDKGKHCVYKFNKRGDLLKRFGTKGRGPKELNYPRGIAVAGDQVFVCDQDNHRVQVLTTELEPVKQIGSYGTGNEHFNHPQDVTVDNEQMMYVTDCCNHRVQVLTMDGRFIRSIGKKGNGQGDLSCPYGVCVTCFVYIAEVTNKRVSVFTKDGQFITLFGNAHIISFGVAVDSDGFVYVCSQESVVVF